From a single Pseudobutyrivibrio xylanivorans genomic region:
- the hflX gene encoding GTPase HflX, with amino-acid sequence MVNTEKIVEKVILVAVNEGDEVEARDSLDELKDLCKTAGAEVVGEIMQNLERRNPGTYVGTGKVDEIADLIWETGATGIVCDDELTPAQMRNLADALDTKVMDRTLIILDIFAARAGTAEGKIQVELAQLRYEMTRLTGFGKNMSRVGGTAAGGGGAIGTRGPGEKKLEMDKRLIAGRITQLKKELADVVSHREITRAKRQRNGVPVAAIVGYTNAGKSSFLNKMTDADILEWDALFATLDPTTRELLLDNDQKILLTDTVGFIRKLPHHLVDAFKSTLEEAKYADYIIHVVDVSNPQMDRQMEIVYETLDKLGVCDKPVVTIFNKVDKVADEHDYHDLRADYTVHTSIKTGKGLDRVKEILAELLRDGKQYVEKLVPYSEAGSIAKIRENGELISEEYREDGIFIKAYI; translated from the coding sequence ATGGTAAATACAGAAAAGATAGTAGAAAAAGTAATACTTGTTGCAGTGAATGAAGGTGACGAGGTAGAGGCCAGAGATTCACTTGATGAATTGAAGGATCTTTGCAAGACTGCTGGAGCAGAGGTTGTTGGAGAAATTATGCAAAACCTTGAGCGTCGCAATCCTGGCACCTACGTAGGCACTGGAAAGGTTGATGAGATAGCTGATTTAATCTGGGAGACAGGCGCGACAGGCATTGTCTGTGATGACGAGTTGACACCAGCTCAGATGCGAAATCTGGCAGATGCTCTTGATACAAAGGTAATGGACAGGACACTGATTATCCTTGATATATTTGCAGCTCGTGCTGGTACAGCCGAAGGAAAGATTCAGGTAGAGCTGGCGCAGCTTCGTTACGAGATGACACGTCTTACAGGCTTTGGCAAAAATATGTCTCGTGTGGGTGGTACGGCAGCAGGTGGCGGTGGAGCCATTGGTACCCGTGGCCCAGGTGAGAAGAAGCTTGAGATGGATAAGCGTCTTATTGCCGGACGAATCACTCAGCTTAAAAAAGAACTTGCGGATGTGGTATCTCATCGTGAAATTACAAGAGCGAAGCGACAGAGAAATGGCGTGCCAGTAGCAGCAATTGTAGGCTACACTAATGCCGGCAAATCATCATTTTTAAATAAGATGACAGATGCTGATATTTTAGAATGGGATGCATTATTTGCAACACTCGATCCTACAACGAGAGAGCTTCTTTTGGATAACGACCAGAAGATTCTTCTTACAGACACAGTTGGCTTTATTCGCAAGCTTCCACATCACCTTGTAGATGCTTTCAAGAGTACACTTGAGGAAGCAAAGTATGCAGATTATATAATACATGTGGTGGATGTGAGCAACCCTCAGATGGACCGTCAGATGGAAATAGTATACGAGACACTTGATAAGCTTGGAGTGTGTGATAAACCGGTTGTCACTATCTTCAATAAGGTGGACAAGGTGGCTGACGAGCATGATTATCATGACCTGAGGGCAGATTACACAGTTCATACATCTATAAAAACTGGCAAAGGTTTGGACAGGGTTAAAGAGATTTTAGCGGAACTTCTCAGAGACGGTAAGCAGTATGTGGAGAAATTGGTGCCATACTCAGAGGCAGGAAGCATTGCGAAAATTCGTGAAAATGGCGAGCTGATTTCAGAAGAATACCGAGAAGATGGTATATTTATTAAGGCTTATATATAG
- a CDS encoding acyl carrier protein: protein MENTFEILAKIIEDVADIPKDEIKKDSSFIDDLDLSSLEVLSIVSKLEKELSVKINEDELLEIGTVEDMLEVIESKR, encoded by the coding sequence ATGGAAAATACATTTGAAATATTAGCAAAAATAATTGAGGATGTTGCTGATATTCCAAAGGATGAAATAAAAAAAGATAGTTCTTTTATTGACGATTTGGATTTGTCATCTCTTGAGGTACTTTCAATAGTTTCCAAGCTTGAAAAGGAATTGTCTGTCAAAATTAATGAAGATGAATTGCTGGAGATTGGAACAGTAGAGGATATGCTTGAAGTGATAGAAAGTAAGCGATGA
- a CDS encoding DNA polymerase III subunit alpha gives MSFVHLHTHTEYSLLDGSNKIKSYVAKCKAEGMTAAAITDHGNMYGVTKFYDECMAQGVKPVIGCEVYVAPGSRFDREMVKGDDRYYHLILLAENNVGYHNLIKIVSAGFVDGFYYKPRVDFEILEKYHEGIICLSACLAGEVARALMRNQYDEAKAIAVKYRDLFGTDNYFLEMQDHGIVEQKNVNQGLMRLSSETGIPLVATNDCHYTNKEDAYSHDVLLCIQTGAKMDDADRMRFETEEFYVKTEQEMLDLFPYAKEAVYRTQEIADRCNVEIEYHIAGLPPFAVPEGYNAWTYLNKLCFDGLKERYGDDAHLYEERLTYELNTIKEMGYIEYFLIVWDFINYARTHDIPVGPGRGSAAGSLISYTTGITDIDPMKYNLVFERFLNPERVSMPDIDTDFDPEGREEVIDYVRRKYGDECVTQIVTFGTLKPKSVVQDVGRVMGLPIPYTNSIKKLIPDVLPNDEKVTIANAIKYSSELKAMYESDDEIRKLLDICKSLEGLPRNTGVHAAGVVISGKPTDEYMPLALGKGDVIITQYEKEVIEEIGLLKMDFLGLRNLTVINDTIKQVEKNHGIKIDLHKIDYNDKGAMELFAAGKTDGVFQFESAGMKNLLKQLNPTQIGDLILANAVYRPGPMDFIPNIIDCKNTGKESPFIERFPLLRDVLQDTYGFPVYQEQVMQIMTTCAGYTMGRADNVRRMMSKKKRDKLAAERPTFVQGCFDKNGISEEDANWLFDQLMPFAEYGFNKSHAAAYSYVAVQTAYLKKYYPLEFMAALMTSVLNSSTKIAEYIASCREAGIELLPPDVNYGEADFAVDNGKIRYGLSAIKSVGSNTIAGIIQDRKLNGLYRDLEDFINRIVKYDANKRTIENLIKAGALDTIEGNRRQKCMVFPMILDSVNNRKKNEIEGQMSLFDFASDEQKEDLKISMPVVEEFDEEMKLGFEKELMGVYVSGHPLGEYMEVMNKNVTNHASEFAVDEETGKPTVQDDTEVVIGGMIMGVTTKFTKQGKAMAFITLEDVTGSVEVIVFPNSYEQARILINDGNKVFVKGRVQVEEDKDAKLICQDIKSFDDCPQRVWIQLESKAGYEETEKKLAGIIKEMDGKDVLVIYFKQEKEIKVMPANWCLAATSENLAVLKEVFGDDNVRTVAGKVEFAKSKRW, from the coding sequence ATGAGTTTTGTACATCTACACACCCATACGGAGTATTCACTCTTGGATGGTTCCAATAAAATAAAGAGTTATGTTGCAAAGTGCAAGGCTGAGGGTATGACGGCAGCCGCTATCACTGATCATGGAAATATGTACGGTGTCACAAAGTTTTATGACGAGTGCATGGCCCAAGGGGTGAAGCCAGTCATAGGCTGTGAGGTATATGTTGCACCAGGCTCTCGTTTTGATAGAGAAATGGTAAAAGGTGACGATAGATATTATCACCTTATTTTGCTTGCCGAAAACAATGTTGGCTATCACAATCTTATAAAGATTGTTTCAGCTGGATTTGTTGACGGATTCTATTACAAGCCTCGTGTAGATTTTGAGATTTTAGAGAAATATCATGAGGGAATAATCTGCCTTTCTGCCTGTCTTGCAGGTGAGGTTGCTCGTGCATTGATGAGAAATCAGTACGATGAGGCAAAGGCAATAGCTGTTAAATATAGAGACTTGTTTGGAACAGATAATTACTTTCTTGAGATGCAGGACCATGGCATTGTCGAACAGAAGAATGTTAATCAGGGGCTTATGCGTCTTTCAAGTGAGACCGGTATTCCACTTGTTGCCACAAATGACTGCCACTACACAAATAAAGAGGATGCCTACAGTCACGACGTTCTTCTTTGCATTCAGACTGGTGCTAAAATGGACGATGCGGACCGAATGCGCTTTGAGACAGAGGAGTTCTATGTAAAGACTGAGCAGGAAATGCTTGATCTTTTTCCTTATGCAAAGGAAGCAGTATATCGTACTCAGGAAATTGCTGACAGATGTAATGTAGAGATTGAATACCACATCGCAGGTCTTCCACCCTTTGCTGTGCCAGAGGGATATAATGCATGGACATATCTTAACAAGCTGTGTTTTGATGGCTTGAAGGAGCGCTATGGAGATGATGCACATCTTTATGAAGAACGCCTCACCTACGAGCTAAATACCATCAAGGAGATGGGATATATTGAATACTTCCTTATTGTTTGGGATTTCATAAATTATGCACGTACACATGATATTCCTGTTGGACCAGGCCGTGGCTCTGCCGCTGGTTCACTTATCAGTTACACTACTGGAATCACAGACATAGATCCGATGAAATACAATCTGGTCTTTGAGAGATTCCTTAATCCAGAGCGTGTATCCATGCCTGATATAGATACCGACTTCGACCCTGAGGGACGCGAGGAGGTTATTGACTATGTTCGTCGTAAATATGGTGATGAGTGTGTTACACAGATTGTCACCTTTGGTACGTTGAAGCCAAAGAGCGTTGTTCAGGATGTGGGACGTGTAATGGGACTTCCTATTCCTTATACAAATAGCATAAAGAAGTTGATTCCTGATGTCCTTCCGAATGATGAGAAGGTCACCATAGCAAATGCAATTAAATATAGTTCTGAACTCAAGGCAATGTATGAATCTGATGACGAAATCAGAAAACTTCTGGATATATGTAAAAGTCTTGAAGGATTGCCACGTAACACGGGTGTTCATGCAGCTGGCGTTGTTATTTCTGGAAAGCCAACAGATGAGTATATGCCACTTGCACTGGGAAAAGGTGACGTAATCATAACCCAGTACGAAAAGGAAGTTATCGAAGAGATCGGTCTTTTGAAGATGGACTTCCTTGGTCTTCGAAATCTTACTGTTATTAATGATACCATTAAGCAGGTGGAGAAAAACCACGGCATCAAAATAGATTTACACAAGATAGATTACAATGACAAGGGCGCAATGGAGCTCTTCGCGGCTGGAAAAACTGACGGCGTCTTCCAGTTTGAGTCTGCGGGAATGAAAAATCTTTTGAAGCAGCTTAATCCAACTCAAATTGGAGATTTGATATTGGCAAATGCTGTTTATCGTCCAGGTCCAATGGATTTCATTCCTAATATTATTGATTGTAAGAATACAGGAAAGGAATCTCCATTCATCGAACGATTCCCATTGCTTAGAGATGTCTTACAGGATACTTATGGTTTCCCTGTTTATCAGGAGCAGGTTATGCAGATTATGACTACCTGTGCCGGTTATACCATGGGGCGAGCTGACAATGTAAGACGAATGATGAGTAAGAAAAAAAGAGACAAGCTGGCTGCTGAGCGACCAACCTTCGTTCAGGGATGCTTTGATAAGAATGGCATTTCAGAGGAAGATGCAAACTGGCTGTTTGATCAATTGATGCCTTTCGCTGAGTATGGATTTAATAAGAGCCATGCGGCAGCCTATTCTTACGTTGCCGTACAGACAGCATATTTAAAAAAATATTATCCGTTGGAATTTATGGCTGCTCTTATGACATCAGTGCTTAACAGCAGCACGAAGATTGCGGAATATATAGCATCCTGCAGAGAAGCTGGAATCGAGTTGCTGCCACCTGACGTAAATTATGGAGAGGCAGATTTTGCCGTTGATAATGGCAAGATTAGATATGGCCTGTCAGCAATCAAGTCTGTTGGAAGTAACACTATTGCTGGTATTATCCAGGATAGAAAATTAAATGGCTTATACCGTGACCTAGAGGATTTCATAAATCGAATCGTTAAATACGACGCCAACAAGCGCACAATCGAGAACCTGATTAAGGCTGGAGCACTTGATACTATAGAGGGGAACCGTCGTCAGAAGTGCATGGTATTTCCGATGATTCTTGATTCAGTTAATAATAGGAAGAAAAACGAAATCGAAGGTCAAATGTCACTCTTTGACTTTGCAAGTGATGAACAGAAGGAGGACTTGAAGATTTCAATGCCCGTCGTGGAAGAATTTGACGAGGAAATGAAGCTGGGCTTTGAAAAGGAACTCATGGGTGTCTATGTAAGCGGTCATCCGCTAGGCGAATACATGGAGGTCATGAATAAAAATGTCACAAACCACGCCAGTGAATTTGCCGTGGATGAGGAAACAGGAAAGCCTACTGTTCAGGATGACACCGAAGTAGTCATTGGTGGAATGATTATGGGCGTTACCACAAAGTTCACCAAGCAGGGCAAGGCAATGGCATTCATCACACTGGAGGATGTCACCGGTTCGGTAGAGGTTATCGTATTTCCGAATTCCTATGAGCAGGCACGTATCCTTATAAATGATGGCAATAAGGTCTTTGTTAAGGGCCGCGTACAGGTTGAGGAAGATAAGGATGCAAAGCTTATCTGTCAGGATATAAAGAGTTTTGATGATTGCCCGCAGCGTGTGTGGATTCAGCTTGAAAGCAAGGCTGGCTATGAGGAAACAGAAAAGAAGCTGGCAGGCATTATCAAGGAAATGGATGGAAAAGACGTTCTTGTTATCTATTTCAAGCAGGAAAAGGAAATCAAGGTTATGCCAGCTAACTGGTGCCTCGCTGCGACATCCGAGAATCTTGCAGTTCTAAAGGAAGTATTCGGAGATGACAATGTTCGAACAGTAGCGGGCAAGGTTGAATTTGCAAAGAGCAAGAGATGGTAG
- the thiT gene encoding energy-coupled thiamine transporter ThiT, with protein MINHVSSNEKSKVSFTAKQLAFCAVAMALAFVLSNIKVFKFPTGGSITAFSMLVACLPGFFFGPLVGIVTGVAYGLLNLIVDPYILFPAQVIVDYILAFGALGLSGFFANKKFGLIKGYIAAVLGRYVFAVISGWIFFGEWAWEGWSPLTYSLAYNAIYIFAEAAVTLVVLFLPPVRDLMGRLKDMATN; from the coding sequence ATGATCAATCACGTTTCTTCAAACGAAAAGTCAAAGGTTAGCTTTACAGCAAAGCAGCTTGCATTCTGTGCTGTTGCCATGGCTCTTGCCTTTGTTCTTTCTAACATCAAGGTTTTCAAGTTTCCTACAGGCGGTTCAATCACTGCATTTTCTATGCTGGTTGCATGCCTGCCAGGATTCTTTTTCGGTCCTCTTGTGGGCATCGTAACCGGCGTTGCCTACGGCCTATTAAATCTCATTGTAGATCCATATATATTATTTCCTGCGCAGGTAATCGTTGATTACATCCTTGCTTTCGGAGCTCTTGGCCTCTCAGGATTTTTTGCAAATAAGAAATTTGGCCTTATCAAAGGCTACATCGCCGCAGTTCTTGGCCGTTACGTATTTGCAGTAATCTCTGGCTGGATTTTCTTCGGAGAATGGGCTTGGGAAGGTTGGAGCCCACTTACTTATTCACTTGCGTACAATGCAATATACATCTTCGCCGAAGCTGCTGTTACACTTGTAGTTCTCTTCCTCCCACCTGTCCGTGATTTGATGGGAAGACTTAAGGATATGGCGACGAACTAA
- a CDS encoding class I adenylate-forming enzyme family protein, which translates to MVHFLEDIKKCGSKIAYRILDGDKSYNISYEQYYAQVGICAYNIEQLVGDISGKRIAAYCDSSYEYMVLMGALIFSRAVLVPVNYYESQDNILYEISNSGADFVITDNGKIYNEDLSVPLITLSEVIGERGGIKELCDFSAEEKDSDLFIIYTSGTTGKSKGVVLSVGNMFGFQKTIVDEYAPIDVSSHIDAYVNFPFYHIAGITAWAALMEMGGTMYISRNPRNVLFDLENENIDCAAVTPATLNLWKKAIARGHMERLGHAKLILTAGAAPDINSIEALLNKGVMYGQFYGMTETCGNITCNYDCKNHLKSVGRTVPNTEVFFIDGELCIKSPTIMKYYHNNDVETSKTVIDGALHTGDLGYIDEDGYIYITGRKKNLIILSGGENVSPEELENELYKCEFIHECKVYAEGDRICTRIYADEDKKDLVAAYIADLNKRLPIFKRIYKKDIQSEPLEKTGSGKIKR; encoded by the coding sequence ATGGTGCATTTTTTAGAAGATATAAAAAAGTGTGGCTCAAAGATTGCGTATCGTATTTTGGATGGCGATAAGTCTTACAATATCTCTTATGAACAATACTATGCTCAGGTTGGAATTTGTGCTTACAATATAGAACAATTAGTAGGAGATATTAGTGGCAAACGTATTGCTGCATATTGCGATTCATCCTATGAATACATGGTATTGATGGGGGCACTTATATTCAGCAGAGCAGTGCTGGTTCCTGTTAATTATTATGAAAGTCAGGACAATATTCTTTATGAAATTAGTAATTCGGGGGCAGACTTTGTAATTACTGACAATGGCAAAATATATAATGAAGATTTGTCAGTTCCCTTGATAACATTATCTGAAGTGATTGGTGAAAGAGGTGGGATAAAGGAGTTATGTGATTTTTCAGCGGAGGAAAAAGACTCAGATTTATTTATCATCTATACATCTGGGACAACCGGGAAATCAAAAGGAGTGGTTCTTTCAGTTGGGAATATGTTTGGTTTCCAAAAGACAATTGTAGACGAATATGCACCTATTGATGTGAGTTCGCATATAGATGCATATGTTAATTTCCCATTTTATCACATAGCTGGAATAACAGCGTGGGCTGCCCTAATGGAAATGGGCGGTACAATGTATATTAGTCGCAATCCACGTAATGTCCTTTTTGATTTGGAAAATGAGAATATAGACTGTGCAGCTGTAACGCCTGCAACGCTAAATCTCTGGAAGAAAGCAATAGCCAGAGGACACATGGAACGATTGGGGCATGCAAAATTGATTCTTACTGCAGGGGCAGCTCCGGATATTAATTCAATAGAAGCTTTATTAAATAAAGGAGTAATGTATGGACAGTTCTACGGTATGACGGAAACATGTGGAAACATCACTTGCAACTATGATTGTAAGAATCACTTGAAATCAGTGGGACGGACAGTACCTAATACAGAAGTTTTCTTTATTGATGGCGAACTTTGCATAAAAAGCCCTACAATTATGAAATATTATCACAACAATGATGTAGAAACCAGTAAGACTGTTATTGACGGAGCGCTGCATACGGGGGACTTAGGCTACATTGATGAGGATGGATATATCTACATTACAGGGCGTAAGAAGAATTTGATTATCCTTTCCGGTGGAGAAAATGTTAGTCCTGAGGAGCTTGAAAACGAGCTTTATAAATGCGAATTTATCCATGAATGTAAGGTTTATGCAGAGGGGGATAGAATTTGTACAAGAATTTATGCAGATGAAGATAAGAAAGACTTGGTGGCTGCATATATTGCTGATTTGAATAAAAGATTGCCAATTTTTAAGAGGATTTACAAGAAAGATATTCAAAGTGAACCCTTGGAGAAGACGGGCAGCGGGAAAATCAAAAGATAA
- a CDS encoding TrmH family RNA methyltransferase — MITSTQNNQIKNIIALNKKARERKAQRLFVVEGIRAVAEVPAELLHAVYYVEGFADSAEGAAFVEDIKAKAPSIVIEEVAKSVFNSMSDTVTPQGVLALVKMQDFTLSDVLGEGTGKPAHIVILESLQDPGNMGTIVRTAEGAGATGIIMNGTTVDIYSPKVVRSTMGSIFRMPHIVVADLGETIEQLKSQFGVSVYAAHLRGEKFHDSFDYTGPTAFMIGNEGNGLTDEIADHASSYLRIPMEGKLESLNASVAASILMYETHRQRRRHENMV; from the coding sequence ATGATTACAAGTACACAGAATAATCAAATCAAAAACATAATAGCACTTAACAAAAAAGCCAGAGAGCGTAAAGCTCAAAGGCTTTTTGTGGTTGAGGGAATTCGCGCTGTGGCAGAGGTGCCTGCAGAGCTTCTTCATGCTGTTTATTACGTAGAGGGTTTTGCAGATTCGGCAGAGGGAGCCGCTTTTGTGGAGGATATAAAGGCAAAGGCTCCTTCTATTGTCATCGAAGAGGTGGCGAAGTCTGTCTTTAATTCCATGAGTGATACAGTCACACCTCAGGGAGTTCTTGCGTTGGTAAAAATGCAGGATTTTACTCTTTCAGATGTGCTGGGAGAGGGCACAGGAAAGCCTGCGCACATTGTGATTTTGGAATCTTTACAGGACCCTGGTAATATGGGTACTATTGTCCGTACCGCTGAGGGTGCTGGAGCTACTGGAATCATTATGAATGGTACCACAGTGGATATTTATTCTCCAAAGGTGGTTCGCTCTACCATGGGAAGCATTTTCAGAATGCCTCATATTGTGGTAGCTGATTTGGGTGAGACAATTGAGCAGCTGAAGTCACAGTTTGGTGTTTCAGTTTATGCAGCTCACCTGAGGGGCGAGAAGTTCCACGATAGCTTCGACTACACTGGCCCTACAGCCTTCATGATTGGAAACGAGGGTAATGGACTTACAGATGAGATTGCAGATCATGCTAGTTCGTATTTACGAATTCCTATGGAGGGAAAGCTTGAGTCGCTAAATGCATCGGTGGCTGCCAGCATATTAATGTACGAAACACACAGACAGAGGAGACGACATGAGAATATGGTTTAA
- the pfkA gene encoding 6-phosphofructokinase has protein sequence MADQVKTIGVLTSGGDAPGMNAAIRAVVRQAIARGKTVKGIRRGYAGLLSGEIIDMNAHSVSETIQRGGTILQTARCLEMLDPVYQEKAAMKAKEAGIDGLVVIGGDGSFKGAQKISKFGINTIGLPGTIDLDIACTEYTIGFDTAVNTAMEAIDKVRDTSTSHERCSIIEVMGRGAGYIALWCGIANGAEDVLLPERYDYDEQKLVNHIIEGRKKGKQHHIIINAEGIGHSTSMAKRIEAATGIETRATILGHMQRGGSPTCKDRVYASTMGAMAVDLLCEGKTNRVVGYRHGEFVDFDIDEALAMHKDVDEYQYQICNSLNNDYKYTE, from the coding sequence ATGGCAGATCAAGTTAAGACAATTGGTGTGCTTACCTCAGGTGGTGATGCACCTGGTATGAACGCAGCTATTCGTGCTGTTGTTCGTCAGGCTATCGCTAGAGGCAAGACAGTTAAAGGTATCAGAAGAGGTTACGCTGGACTTCTTTCTGGCGAGATTATAGATATGAACGCACATAGTGTTTCAGAGACTATTCAGCGTGGTGGTACTATTCTTCAGACTGCACGTTGTTTAGAGATGCTCGATCCTGTATACCAGGAGAAGGCAGCTATGAAGGCTAAAGAAGCAGGTATCGATGGACTTGTTGTTATCGGTGGTGACGGTTCTTTCAAGGGAGCTCAGAAGATTTCTAAGTTCGGAATCAACACAATCGGTCTTCCAGGTACTATCGATCTTGATATCGCTTGTACAGAGTACACAATCGGTTTCGATACAGCTGTAAATACAGCTATGGAAGCTATCGATAAGGTTCGTGATACATCTACGTCACACGAGCGTTGCTCTATCATCGAGGTTATGGGTCGTGGAGCAGGTTACATCGCCCTTTGGTGCGGTATTGCAAACGGTGCAGAGGATGTTCTCCTTCCAGAGAGATATGATTACGATGAGCAGAAGCTTGTAAATCACATCATCGAGGGACGTAAGAAGGGCAAGCAGCACCACATCATTATCAATGCAGAGGGTATCGGCCACTCAACATCTATGGCTAAGCGTATCGAGGCAGCTACAGGTATTGAGACACGTGCTACTATCCTTGGTCACATGCAGCGTGGTGGTTCACCAACATGTAAGGACCGTGTTTACGCTTCTACAATGGGCGCTATGGCAGTTGATCTTCTTTGCGAGGGCAAGACAAACCGTGTAGTTGGTTACCGTCACGGTGAGTTCGTTGATTTCGATATCGATGAGGCACTTGCTATGCACAAGGACGTTGATGAGTATCAGTATCAGATTTGCAATTCGTTGAACAATGATTACAAGTACACAGAATAA
- a CDS encoding Na/Pi cotransporter family protein translates to MTIAEILSLLGGVGLFLFGMSIMSTGLKNSCGDNLQIILEKATTNKLVAVLVGLLMTVLVQSSSATDVMVIGFVNSGMMTLAQAIGVILGANIGTTVTAQITAFNIATFTPLFLFAGAVMYLFIKKDLVKHIGTVIMGFGMLFQGITIMKAAIAPLSQSEMFVNFLSTLRNPFLALLFGIAFTALLQSSSSATVIFQAFVVQGILDYDIAVYLVIGAAIGSVTPNLLASLTANRNGKRSAILNLLFNVIRAAIIVIIIHVTPLLSWIQSTSADPGRQIANTHTVFAIIAVCIIFPFTDWIIKLTYMFIPELPEETRAAEDRKLVFMSQVSNVPANMAIHQAQLEAARMGAIAAENFEKAIDCFFDYSPEKVEDVEEREETVNILNHAIQDAMVKLQALNLSPANLRRISAITIAVTDMERISDHAENIIEYATRMKNKKTKLSKKAAKELKEMADNSMEEVELAIDIFTSENYDNLPKIEKLESKVDKQEKQLINHHVERLMENKCEPIAGVIFSDMVTDLERCADHAINIAYALKDAK, encoded by the coding sequence ATGACAATTGCAGAAATATTATCACTATTAGGTGGAGTGGGCTTGTTCCTTTTTGGAATGTCCATCATGTCCACTGGACTTAAGAATAGTTGCGGTGATAATCTTCAAATTATCTTAGAGAAGGCTACTACAAACAAATTAGTAGCTGTTCTTGTTGGACTTCTTATGACAGTCCTTGTTCAGAGCTCTTCAGCTACTGATGTTATGGTTATCGGTTTCGTTAACTCTGGAATGATGACCCTGGCACAGGCTATTGGAGTTATCCTTGGTGCCAATATCGGTACCACAGTCACAGCACAGATTACAGCCTTTAATATTGCTACATTCACACCGCTATTTCTTTTTGCAGGTGCGGTAATGTACCTTTTCATTAAGAAGGATTTGGTAAAGCATATCGGTACAGTTATCATGGGCTTTGGTATGCTCTTCCAGGGTATTACTATTATGAAGGCGGCGATAGCGCCACTTTCACAGTCGGAAATGTTTGTTAACTTCCTTAGTACTTTACGCAATCCATTCCTTGCTTTGCTATTTGGTATTGCATTTACAGCTTTATTGCAGAGCTCATCATCTGCGACAGTTATTTTCCAGGCGTTTGTTGTGCAGGGAATTTTGGATTACGACATTGCGGTATATCTTGTAATTGGTGCAGCCATTGGTTCTGTTACACCAAACCTTCTTGCGTCACTTACAGCCAACAGAAATGGTAAGCGTTCAGCTATTTTGAATCTTTTATTCAATGTAATTAGAGCAGCAATCATTGTTATCATTATCCATGTGACACCACTTTTGAGTTGGATTCAGTCTACATCAGCTGATCCAGGACGTCAGATAGCTAACACACATACAGTATTTGCTATCATAGCTGTTTGCATCATCTTCCCATTCACAGATTGGATTATTAAGCTCACATATATGTTTATACCTGAGCTTCCAGAGGAGACTCGTGCAGCAGAGGATCGAAAGCTTGTATTTATGTCACAGGTTAGCAATGTCCCAGCAAACATGGCTATTCATCAGGCACAGCTTGAGGCAGCCAGAATGGGCGCTATTGCAGCAGAGAATTTTGAAAAGGCTATAGATTGCTTCTTTGACTACTCGCCAGAGAAGGTTGAGGATGTTGAGGAGAGAGAAGAAACTGTTAACATCCTAAATCATGCAATTCAGGATGCAATGGTGAAGCTTCAGGCATTGAATTTATCACCAGCAAATCTTCGACGTATCTCTGCAATCACAATTGCAGTTACTGATATGGAGCGTATTTCTGACCACGCAGAGAATATCATCGAGTATGCTACCCGCATGAAGAATAAAAAGACAAAGCTTTCTAAGAAGGCTGCCAAGGAATTGAAGGAAATGGCAGATAATTCTATGGAAGAGGTTGAACTTGCTATCGATATTTTCACTTCAGAGAACTACGACAATCTTCCAAAGATTGAAAAGCTTGAGTCAAAGGTAGATAAGCAGGAGAAACAGCTCATCAATCATCACGTTGAGCGTCTTATGGAAAATAAATGCGAGCCTATCGCAGGCGTTATCTTCTCAGATATGGTTACAGACCTTGAGCGATGCGCTGACCACGCTATCAATATTGCGTACGCATTGAAGGATGCAAAATAA